A stretch of the Lactuca sativa cultivar Salinas chromosome 9, Lsat_Salinas_v11, whole genome shotgun sequence genome encodes the following:
- the LOC111918057 gene encoding uncharacterized protein LOC111918057, giving the protein MESEARNADQITSKLRDIRLKCTDFGGIYNNLLNIRKSGSNDFDVFKAAMDQYEKTTPTRKAFPYMKPWLKLKDSPKWKEQTEGSSQSSGSKRSRNPDGASQQSDGRTHIDINDDPIDLETDQPLPRPVGRNKAKKAASTSSNSSVMDMFGDKFDRYVQLQETKAEVMTRMEQKMIEAQTLFQEAQETLQTKTDMEILKMKADDLEGKDLELFLAMKESVRARRRRRGVVYFMYGWNF; this is encoded by the coding sequence ATGGAAAGTGAAGCTCGAAATGCCGATCAAATTACGTCGAAATTGCGAGATATTCGATTAAAATGCACCGATTTTGGAGGAATCTACAACAATCTCCTAAACATACGCAAAAGCGGCTCgaacgattttgatgttttcaaggcggCCATGGACCAATATGAAAAAACAACGCCTACACGCAAAGCTTTTCCGTATATGAAGCCGTGGCTAAAATTGAAAGACTCCCCAAAATGGAAAGAGCAAACGGAAGGAAGTTCCCAATCTTCCGGTTCAAAGCGTTCGAGAAACCCCGATGGAGCTTCTCAACAATCGGACGGCCGAACACACATCGACATCAACGACGATCCGATAGATCTTGAAACCGACCAACCTCTTCCTCGGCCCGttggaagaaataaagcaaaaaaagCGGCGTCAACATCTTCGAATTCTAGTGTTATGGATATGTTCGGCGATAAATTTGATCGATATGTGCAGCTTCAGGAAACGAAGGCCGAGGTGATGACTCGGATGGAACAAAAAATGATCGAAGCACAAACATTATTTCAAGAGGCACAAGAGACACTTCAAACAAAAACCGACATGGAAATCTTGAAAATGAAAGCGGACGACCTTGAGGGCAAAGACTTGGAACTTTTTCTAGCAATGAAAGAGTCGGTTCGAGCCCGACGTAGGCGTAGGGGGGTAGTTTATTTTATgtatggttggaatttttag
- the LOC111918056 gene encoding uncharacterized protein LOC111918056 — translation MNKIISHETVFNEQDNVMNENVSQEKVSNENVDFDDENINNEDVNVNNENVNISNENENENVMNDNNEQFIPPLDIYDPSNRDNLDNNLRDILIEKGPIRESNFVYPKDNLSRHFSYASYTRKLSHANDGFNDWKHLFDRLKEHENSSQHLFCMDSWDELIARFDKNKTIDKDLQNKVLTEKERWRILLTIPVTVASAERNFSKLKLLKNYLRSSMSQERLNGLAMLCIEKDLLDNIELDSIIDDFASKKARKCKFL, via the exons ATGAACAAGATAATCTCACATGAAACTGTTTTTAATGAGCAAGATAATGTCATGAATGAAAATGTTTCTCAAGAAAAAGtttcaaatgaaaatgttgattttGATGATGAAAATATTAATAATGAAGATGTTAATGTCAATAATGAAAATGTTAACATTTCAAATGAGAATGAGAATGAAAATGTCATGAATGATAACAATGAACAATTTATTCCACCTTTAGATATATATGATCCTAGTAATCGGGATAATCTTGATAATAACTTAAGAGATATTTTGATTGAAAAAGGGCCAATAAGAGAATCAAATTTTGTGTATCCTAAAGATAATCTATCTAGACATTTTTCTTATGCTTCTTATACTAGAAAGTTAAGTCATG CAAATGATGGATTTAATGATTGGAAACATCTTTTTGATAGACTTAAAGAACATGAAAATAGTTCCCAACATCTTTTTTGTATGGATTCTTGGGATGAACTAATAGCAAGATTTGATAAGAATAAAACAATTGATAAAGATTTGCAAAATAAAGTTTTAACTGAAAAAGAACGTTGGAG AATCTTATTAACCATACCAGTTACTGTAGCATCAGCAgaaagaaatttttcaaaactaaaattattaaaaaattatttgagATCATCAATGTCACAAGAAAGATTAAATGGTTTGGCTATGTTATGCATTGAAAAAGATTTGTTGGATAATATTGAACTTGATTCTATAATTGATGACTTTGCATCTAAAAAAGCTCGTAAATGTAAATTTCTTTAG